A region from the Inhella inkyongensis genome encodes:
- a CDS encoding TIGR03013 family XrtA/PEP-CTERM system glycosyltransferase has translation MVRIFNHYLHRRTLLQVCFDAGLIVAVLLLVAIGQGATTALPIAASHGLSLAGFVFLINSATGFYQPAAKRSLTETCARALFALVIALPLAYAIFTLLPSGLDQPGVLTAAAMLAVVAVVLHRGYASYAANPSQGRSKILVLGAGEAALNVANSLRAADPLAQIVGFYPGGIEASVAVPAHQLVSGERGISETALQLGVDEIVVALSERRGGAMPMRELLDCKVYGIRVLDIATHFEKNLQQISLAHVNPGWLIFGDGFNQGALRSAVKRAFDIVSSLTLLVLASPLMLVAALAVKLESRGPVFYRQERVGLNGAPFEVTKFRSMRTDAEKDGKPRWATKNDDRVTRVGKFIRRTRIDELPQLFNVLSGSMSMVGPRPERQYFVDELIAKIPYFAVRHSVKPGVTGWAQVRYEYGSTVEDAAAKLQYDLYYVKNHSLFLDALIMIETVAVVLTGRGAR, from the coding sequence ATGGTACGAATCTTCAATCACTACCTTCATCGTCGCACCCTATTGCAGGTGTGCTTCGACGCGGGCCTGATCGTGGCCGTCCTCTTGCTGGTTGCCATTGGGCAGGGTGCCACCACGGCCCTGCCGATCGCCGCGTCACACGGCCTGTCGCTGGCTGGCTTTGTTTTCTTGATCAACAGCGCTACGGGCTTCTATCAGCCCGCCGCTAAGCGAAGCTTGACTGAAACCTGCGCTCGCGCTCTGTTCGCGCTGGTGATTGCGTTGCCTCTGGCCTATGCCATCTTCACCTTGCTGCCCAGTGGGCTGGACCAGCCCGGCGTTTTGACCGCAGCCGCGATGCTGGCGGTGGTGGCGGTGGTGCTCCATCGTGGCTACGCCTCTTACGCGGCCAACCCTTCCCAGGGGCGCAGCAAGATCTTGGTGTTGGGTGCCGGAGAGGCGGCGCTCAATGTGGCCAACAGCCTGCGTGCGGCTGATCCCTTGGCGCAAATCGTCGGCTTCTACCCCGGGGGCATTGAGGCGTCGGTTGCGGTGCCTGCCCATCAGTTGGTATCGGGTGAGCGGGGCATCTCTGAGACGGCCTTGCAACTGGGTGTGGATGAAATCGTGGTGGCTCTTTCGGAGCGCCGTGGTGGAGCCATGCCCATGCGCGAGTTGCTGGACTGCAAGGTGTATGGCATTCGCGTGCTCGATATCGCGACGCACTTCGAAAAGAATCTGCAGCAAATCAGCTTGGCCCATGTGAACCCCGGCTGGCTGATTTTTGGCGATGGTTTCAATCAAGGCGCCCTGCGCAGTGCAGTCAAGCGCGCGTTTGACATCGTTTCCTCACTGACCCTGTTGGTGTTGGCCTCGCCCTTGATGTTGGTGGCGGCTTTGGCCGTCAAGCTGGAGTCTCGCGGGCCGGTGTTCTACCGTCAGGAGCGTGTGGGTTTGAATGGGGCACCGTTTGAGGTCACCAAGTTCCGCAGCATGCGCACTGATGCTGAAAAGGATGGCAAGCCGCGCTGGGCAACAAAGAACGATGACCGAGTGACCCGTGTCGGCAAGTTCATTCGACGCACCCGCATCGATGAACTGCCCCAGCTCTTCAACGTGCTTAGCGGCAGCATGAGCATGGTGGGCCCGCGCCCCGAACGTCAGTATTTCGTGGACGAGTTGATCGCCAAGATTCCTTACTTTGCGGTGCGCCATAGCGTGAAGCCGGGCGTGACGGGTTGGGCGCAGGTGCGCTATGAATACGGATCCACCGTGGAGGACGCGGCCGCCAAGCTGCAATACGACCTCTATTACGTGAAGAACCACAGCCTCTTCCTGGATGCCCTCATCATGATTGAGACGGTCGCCGTGGTGCTGACGGGTCGTGGAGCGCGGTGA
- the prsK gene encoding XrtA/PEP-CTERM system histidine kinase PrsK: MTLEAFDFAAAAAFGAAAVFLLAALALQWRASRQSLNLQIGGGRLLIGAVAVSGLWALGLGLGQGWVEVDSTWLVWAIDGLDWARQGLWIAFLFALLGWPLLRRPSAPLDWAAWTVLSLGALSLVAAALPWLPTSRAIWLRGMAGLGFAVFGLLLIEQLYRNVGEDGRWRVKPSCIGLGAMYGFDLYVYAESSLLGGADAQLLALRPVVHLLGLPLVLLGAGRGVGFLTRFQVSRSAAFHSATLLLVGVYLLLVASLGYWVRYTGGAWGPALQVLILVAALLLMTVTLMSGSARARLRVGISKHFFRYRYDYRQEWLRFTAALSAHDSPENTGQTVIRSLAGLIESPGGGLWMLDSAGTEFQMVANWNYDRRQIREPADSPFLAELRASAWIVDLDGARRQRGIDAKANLPAWLLEDRNAALLVPLQAKAQQVGFVVLLTPRTPIDLDWEVRDLLKTAASQAGGYLAMLRATEQLLEARKFDAFNRMSAFVVHDLKNIVAQLSLMLRNAERHGDNPEFRQDMLETIEHSLEKMRQLMLQLREGERPTGVVSGVALRPIAERLQRVAAQRGRDLLLELSQDVSTRGHEDRIERVIGHAVQNAFDASTPAQSVRLCMEVKASSVQIRVIDEGCGMSADFVRERLFKPFQTTKSHGMGIGAFESLQYVNELGGKMTVDSEPGRGTCVTFLLPLFHLPRGNDLNEATGA, from the coding sequence GTGACGCTGGAAGCCTTTGATTTCGCCGCTGCGGCCGCCTTCGGGGCGGCCGCGGTGTTCTTGCTGGCTGCGCTTGCCCTGCAGTGGCGTGCAAGTCGGCAATCGCTGAATCTTCAGATCGGCGGCGGTCGGCTGCTCATCGGCGCGGTGGCAGTGTCCGGCCTTTGGGCCCTGGGCCTGGGCCTCGGGCAGGGGTGGGTCGAGGTCGATTCGACGTGGCTCGTCTGGGCCATCGATGGCTTGGACTGGGCGCGTCAAGGCTTATGGATCGCCTTTCTCTTTGCGTTGCTGGGCTGGCCCCTGCTTCGGCGGCCTAGCGCGCCCTTGGACTGGGCAGCCTGGACCGTCCTGTCACTCGGTGCGCTCAGTCTGGTTGCGGCGGCATTGCCCTGGCTGCCGACGTCGAGGGCCATCTGGCTGCGCGGCATGGCGGGTTTGGGTTTTGCGGTGTTCGGCTTGTTGCTGATCGAGCAGCTCTACCGCAATGTCGGTGAAGACGGGCGGTGGCGCGTCAAACCCAGTTGCATCGGCCTGGGGGCAATGTACGGTTTTGACCTCTACGTCTATGCCGAGTCCAGCCTTTTGGGTGGGGCCGATGCACAGCTCTTAGCCCTGCGGCCGGTGGTTCATTTGCTCGGATTGCCTCTGGTGTTGCTGGGGGCCGGACGCGGTGTGGGTTTTCTCACGCGCTTCCAAGTCTCACGCAGTGCCGCCTTTCATTCCGCCACGCTGCTGCTGGTGGGCGTCTACCTCTTGTTGGTGGCGTCCCTGGGTTATTGGGTGCGCTACACCGGCGGTGCTTGGGGCCCTGCGCTTCAGGTTTTGATCCTGGTGGCGGCCCTGCTGCTAATGACCGTTACCTTGATGTCAGGCTCAGCGCGAGCGCGCCTGCGCGTCGGGATCTCGAAGCATTTCTTCCGCTATCGCTACGACTATCGCCAAGAGTGGTTGCGGTTCACCGCGGCCCTCTCTGCCCACGATTCGCCGGAGAACACGGGGCAGACGGTGATTCGCTCGTTGGCGGGCCTGATCGAGAGCCCAGGGGGCGGGCTGTGGATGCTCGATAGCGCCGGCACTGAGTTCCAGATGGTGGCCAACTGGAACTACGACCGGCGTCAGATCCGCGAGCCAGCGGATTCCCCGTTCCTTGCTGAACTTCGTGCCAGCGCCTGGATCGTTGACTTGGATGGTGCGAGGCGCCAACGCGGCATAGACGCCAAGGCCAATTTGCCAGCCTGGCTGCTGGAGGATCGCAATGCAGCCCTGCTGGTTCCTCTGCAGGCCAAGGCGCAGCAGGTTGGCTTTGTGGTGTTGCTGACGCCCCGAACCCCGATCGATCTGGACTGGGAGGTGCGCGACCTCTTGAAAACCGCGGCCTCTCAGGCCGGCGGTTACCTGGCCATGCTGCGCGCCACCGAGCAGCTGTTGGAAGCCCGAAAGTTTGATGCTTTCAACCGCATGTCGGCCTTCGTGGTGCATGACTTGAAGAACATCGTGGCCCAGTTGTCGCTGATGCTGCGCAATGCGGAGCGCCATGGCGACAACCCCGAGTTCCGCCAGGACATGCTCGAAACCATCGAGCACTCGCTGGAGAAGATGCGCCAGTTGATGTTGCAACTGCGCGAGGGTGAGCGTCCGACCGGGGTGGTTAGCGGTGTGGCGCTGCGCCCCATCGCAGAGCGCCTGCAGCGCGTGGCCGCGCAGCGGGGCCGCGACCTGCTCCTCGAGTTGAGCCAGGACGTTTCGACCCGAGGGCATGAGGATCGGATTGAGCGAGTGATCGGACACGCGGTGCAGAATGCCTTCGATGCCAGCACCCCGGCTCAGTCGGTGCGTCTGTGCATGGAAGTCAAAGCCTCGTCCGTACAGATCCGGGTGATCGATGAAGGTTGCGGCATGAGTGCGGACTTTGTGCGCGAGCGCCTTTTCAAACCGTTTCAGACCACGAAGAGTCATGGCATGGGCATCGGCGCCTTCGAGAGTCTTCAGTATGTGAACGAATTGGGCGGCAAGATGACGGTTGACAGTGAGCCCGGTCGCGGCACCTGTGTCACTTTTCTCTTGCCGCTGTTTCATTTGCCGCGCGGCAATGATCTGAACGAGGCCACTGGCGCATGA
- the prsR gene encoding PEP-CTERM-box response regulator transcription factor has translation MTERAISLLIVEDDLALQKQLKWSLDRFESQAAADATAAVALFRKHLPPVVTMDLGLPPDQDGTAEGFKLLEKLLELDPYVKVIVLTGQNDQANALRAVRLGAYDFLAKPVDPDALSLTVERALRMRELQDENLRLTAAQGGALGGLITRDEAMLRVSRTVEKVARSDATVLLLGESGTGKEVLAQGLHEASGRKGRFVAINCAAIPENLLESELFGYEKGAFTGAAKTTPGKFELAHGGTLMLDEIGDLPFSLQSKLLRFLQERSIERLGGRQEIAVDVRVVGATHQNLKQLISEGRFREDLYYRLAEIVVEIPPLRARHGDPVLLAHAFLKRWATEQRRRAPTLSDDALRALETHVWPGNVRELQNIIKRACIMAEGERISAEDLGLQAVATETESEELDLRAVRERAERRAVVAALARSDGNIAKASELLGVSRPTLYDLMARLQIK, from the coding sequence ATGACCGAACGTGCAATCTCCTTGTTGATCGTCGAGGACGATCTGGCGCTACAAAAGCAGCTGAAGTGGTCGCTCGATCGCTTTGAGAGCCAGGCCGCCGCCGATGCCACCGCCGCTGTCGCGCTCTTTCGCAAGCATTTGCCGCCGGTGGTCACCATGGACCTGGGTTTGCCGCCCGATCAAGACGGCACGGCCGAAGGCTTCAAGCTGCTGGAGAAACTGCTGGAGCTTGATCCCTATGTGAAGGTGATCGTGCTGACGGGGCAGAACGACCAGGCCAACGCGTTGCGCGCCGTTCGCTTGGGTGCCTACGACTTTCTGGCCAAGCCGGTGGATCCGGATGCCCTGTCCCTGACCGTCGAACGTGCGCTGCGCATGCGCGAGTTGCAGGATGAAAACCTGCGGCTCACCGCCGCTCAAGGCGGGGCGCTGGGTGGGCTGATCACCCGAGACGAAGCCATGCTCAGGGTGAGTCGCACCGTCGAGAAAGTGGCGCGCTCGGACGCTACCGTGCTCTTGCTGGGTGAAAGCGGCACTGGCAAGGAAGTGTTGGCCCAGGGCTTGCACGAGGCCTCCGGCCGCAAGGGGCGGTTCGTGGCCATCAATTGCGCGGCCATTCCAGAAAATCTGCTCGAAAGCGAGCTCTTTGGGTATGAGAAGGGCGCTTTCACCGGGGCGGCCAAGACCACACCGGGCAAGTTTGAGTTGGCCCATGGCGGCACGCTGATGCTCGATGAGATTGGCGATCTGCCGTTCTCACTGCAGTCCAAACTGCTGCGCTTTCTACAAGAGCGCAGCATCGAGCGTCTGGGAGGTCGCCAGGAAATCGCGGTCGATGTGCGGGTCGTGGGCGCTACCCATCAGAACCTGAAGCAACTGATCAGCGAAGGGCGCTTCCGCGAGGACTTGTATTACCGGCTGGCTGAAATCGTGGTCGAGATTCCGCCACTGCGAGCCCGGCATGGCGATCCGGTTCTGCTGGCCCATGCTTTTTTGAAGCGCTGGGCGACTGAACAGCGCCGTCGCGCCCCAACCTTGAGCGACGACGCCTTGCGGGCGCTTGAAACCCATGTCTGGCCGGGCAATGTGCGCGAGTTGCAAAACATCATCAAGCGCGCCTGCATCATGGCCGAGGGCGAGCGCATCAGTGCTGAAGACCTTGGGTTGCAAGCCGTGGCGACCGAGACCGAGAGCGAGGAGCTCGATCTGCGGGCGGTGCGCGAACGTGCCGAGCGCCGGGCTGTTGTGGCCGCATTGGCACGTTCGGACGGCAACATCGCCAAGGCTTCTGAGCTACTCGGTGTGAGTCGACCCACCCTCTATGATTTGATGGCCAGACTGCAGATCAAGTAA
- the prsT gene encoding XrtA/PEP-CTERM system TPR-repeat protein PrsT, with protein MKLIQPALSAVALALALGLQGCGGVDAEAEVAAARKALVGGEPSTAVIHLKNVLEHEPSRAEARLLLGQALLEGGDAQAALVELQKASELGEASERVLPLQARALLARREFRRVLELDAQASAQDPKAKLALQLAAAQAHAGLGQPEEARKLVTAVLQAEPSSVDAQLAQIRLLMADRDLAGALAGLDALLKADPKLAEAWRLKAEIAGAQNQAAQARRFFESAVEHGPKSLAAHSGLVGTLLRASEVEEAARRTATMRKAFGGVPEVLYFEAAIAVEKGEIERAFELSQQLLKMVPDDTRALLQIAQVEYRRGNLAPAEAHLSKLLARNGNFAIARGLLAQIYLKQEDPRAALEALEPLLAAEQTDARVHALAGEALARLGEVKRAEAQFKRAVELDPKDSRSRILLALREANTGSSEKGIGQLQALAEASDNPVAGVAIVATLVRKGDYAGALKAIDQAAPKLPGAGMADSMRAGVYLAQGQTAQARKAWEESLRKDPKYLPAALQLARLDRADGQPAQALARLQAVAKADPSNLQAQLGWLAARNDANEKADDLIAFARQIVRDNPKSGEAQLVLVRLVQQRKDTVAAIQAAQEALAQLPTDAGLLEMLGSLQMQGREHAAAHQTFKKLVLAKPNSAAALMRQAEAEVSLGDLKAALSTAQRAQKLQPDRVDTLRMMVGLEAQAGNEAGARRLLKEMQGKPGREALAFALEGDLEYSLRNWDAARAAYKRALERGGQQGDVAGKLHNSLLAAGKSADAESFARQWLADHPQDWAFRSQLGLIALAQGQAVVAQEHYQAVAKAQPGNAAARNNLAWLALQAGDLKQAQSHIESALALRPGEPEILDTQAQIQSRQGQHEAALQTQRRVVALDSRNPARRVALAKLLIAAKQTQAARDELQAVQKLGAEYGGQAEVRQLLSTL; from the coding sequence TTGAAGCTGATTCAACCCGCGCTCAGCGCGGTCGCGCTTGCTCTGGCCTTGGGCCTGCAAGGCTGTGGGGGTGTGGATGCCGAGGCCGAAGTGGCAGCGGCACGCAAGGCCCTGGTGGGAGGCGAGCCCAGCACCGCCGTCATCCACCTGAAGAATGTGTTGGAGCATGAGCCCAGTCGGGCTGAAGCCCGACTGCTGCTGGGTCAGGCCCTGCTGGAGGGGGGCGACGCTCAGGCCGCTTTGGTGGAGCTGCAAAAGGCCAGCGAGCTGGGCGAGGCGTCCGAGCGGGTTCTGCCCCTGCAAGCCCGCGCCCTCTTGGCCCGACGCGAATTCCGCCGCGTCCTGGAGCTGGATGCGCAAGCCAGCGCTCAGGACCCCAAGGCCAAGTTGGCCCTGCAACTGGCGGCCGCTCAGGCGCACGCGGGCTTGGGTCAGCCCGAAGAAGCCCGCAAGCTCGTGACCGCGGTGCTGCAGGCCGAACCCAGCTCGGTGGACGCACAGCTGGCTCAGATTCGGCTCCTGATGGCCGACCGTGATCTGGCCGGCGCGCTGGCTGGTTTGGATGCCTTGTTGAAGGCGGATCCCAAGTTGGCGGAAGCCTGGCGACTCAAGGCCGAGATTGCCGGCGCTCAGAATCAGGCCGCTCAGGCGCGTCGCTTCTTTGAGAGCGCGGTGGAGCATGGGCCCAAGAGTCTGGCCGCTCACAGCGGGCTGGTCGGTACCCTGCTGCGGGCGTCCGAAGTGGAAGAGGCTGCGCGCCGCACCGCCACCATGCGCAAAGCCTTTGGAGGTGTGCCCGAGGTGCTGTATTTCGAGGCGGCGATCGCTGTCGAGAAGGGCGAGATTGAACGCGCGTTTGAGCTCAGCCAACAGCTGCTCAAGATGGTGCCGGACGACACCCGGGCGCTGCTACAGATTGCCCAGGTCGAGTACCGACGCGGCAACTTGGCACCGGCCGAGGCTCATCTGAGCAAGCTGCTCGCGCGCAATGGCAACTTCGCCATCGCGCGAGGCTTGCTGGCGCAGATCTACCTCAAGCAGGAAGACCCGCGCGCGGCCCTGGAAGCCCTGGAGCCGCTCTTGGCGGCCGAGCAAACCGATGCCCGCGTGCATGCGCTGGCTGGCGAAGCCTTGGCGCGCTTGGGCGAGGTCAAGCGCGCCGAGGCGCAGTTCAAGCGCGCCGTTGAGCTCGACCCCAAGGATTCGCGCAGCCGCATCTTGCTGGCCTTGCGCGAGGCCAACACAGGCTCCAGCGAAAAGGGCATTGGCCAACTGCAAGCCCTGGCAGAGGCCTCGGACAACCCGGTGGCCGGAGTCGCCATCGTGGCGACATTGGTCCGTAAGGGGGACTATGCCGGTGCTCTCAAGGCCATCGACCAAGCCGCCCCCAAGCTGCCTGGCGCCGGCATGGCCGACTCGATGCGCGCGGGCGTCTATCTGGCCCAGGGGCAGACGGCCCAGGCTCGCAAGGCCTGGGAAGAATCGCTTCGCAAGGATCCGAAGTACCTGCCCGCGGCGCTGCAGCTGGCGCGGCTGGATCGCGCCGATGGGCAGCCCGCTCAGGCCCTGGCGCGCTTGCAAGCGGTGGCCAAGGCCGACCCGAGCAATTTGCAGGCCCAGCTGGGTTGGCTGGCCGCACGCAACGATGCCAACGAGAAGGCGGACGACCTGATCGCCTTTGCGCGCCAGATCGTGCGCGACAACCCGAAGTCGGGTGAAGCCCAGTTGGTGCTGGTGCGTCTGGTGCAGCAGCGCAAGGACACCGTGGCCGCCATCCAGGCCGCACAGGAAGCGCTCGCACAATTGCCCACGGACGCCGGCTTGTTGGAGATGCTGGGCTCTTTGCAGATGCAAGGTCGAGAGCACGCTGCCGCGCACCAGACCTTCAAGAAATTGGTCCTGGCCAAACCCAACTCGGCAGCCGCGTTGATGCGTCAAGCCGAGGCAGAGGTCAGCCTGGGCGATCTGAAAGCCGCGCTGAGCACCGCCCAGCGGGCTCAAAAGCTGCAGCCCGATCGCGTGGATACCTTGCGCATGATGGTCGGCCTGGAAGCCCAAGCTGGCAATGAAGCGGGGGCGCGCCGCCTATTGAAAGAGATGCAGGGCAAGCCTGGCCGCGAGGCGCTGGCCTTTGCGCTGGAAGGCGATCTGGAGTACAGCCTGCGCAATTGGGATGCCGCCCGCGCCGCCTACAAGCGCGCGCTGGAGCGTGGCGGCCAGCAGGGTGACGTGGCCGGCAAGTTGCACAACAGCCTGCTGGCGGCGGGCAAGTCGGCCGATGCCGAGTCCTTCGCTCGCCAGTGGTTGGCCGATCATCCGCAGGACTGGGCCTTCCGCAGCCAACTGGGCCTGATCGCGCTCGCGCAAGGGCAAGCGGTCGTGGCGCAAGAGCACTACCAGGCCGTGGCCAAAGCCCAACCGGGCAACGCCGCCGCGCGCAACAACCTGGCGTGGTTGGCCTTGCAGGCCGGTGATCTGAAACAGGCGCAGAGTCATATTGAGTCGGCCCTGGCCCTGCGCCCGGGCGAGCCGGAGATCCTCGATACCCAGGCCCAGATCCAGTCGCGCCAGGGCCAGCATGAAGCCGCCCTGCAGACTCAGCGGCGCGTGGTCGCGCTGGATTCACGCAACCCGGCCCGGCGTGTGGCGCTGGCGAAGCTGTTGATCGCCGCCAAGCAGACCCAAGCCGCGCGCGATGAGCTTCAGGCGGTGCAAAAGCTGGGCGCCGAGTACGGCGGCCAGGCCGAGGTGCGTCAGCTTTTGAGCACCCTGTGA
- a CDS encoding GNAT family N-acetyltransferase: protein MSRIRRSSWRKRLHQALRNLLALLPRSQRFALFRRMVDCDPEPDARLVLKVAETREELEACFKILHDAYVGAGFMKPHPSGLRVTLYHALPTTTTLCAKWDGQVVGTLSMIREGVFGFPLQSVFDLAPVRAREGQIAEISALAVHPDFRKTGGAIMFPLMKFMHQYCVSFFDTRHLVIAVNPDRIEMYESLLAFVRLQEQVVGNYDFANGAPAVGASLDLQTAEAVFNKIYGRAKPRKNLADYFFRRNLANIQLPKRRYFTTNDPVMTPELLDHFFNQRTQTLDALDDRKKALLWSIYQTAEYRRVLPMLEGGEVPLGQALRRHQRHSISCPGRLQLRAEEGGQVFELDVIEFSLGGFQARCVQELPTGSAGEAQIQLGRHEHSTVQASVVRRIGSEAGHFFGFKIDEADDAWRRCVAALESGHTASDLDHA from the coding sequence GTGAGCCGCATTCGCCGCTCCAGTTGGCGCAAGCGCCTGCACCAGGCCTTGCGCAATCTGTTGGCTTTGTTGCCGCGCTCGCAGCGTTTTGCGCTTTTCCGCCGCATGGTGGATTGCGACCCTGAACCGGACGCCCGCTTGGTGCTGAAGGTGGCCGAGACCCGCGAGGAGTTGGAGGCCTGCTTCAAGATCCTGCACGATGCTTATGTGGGGGCAGGCTTCATGAAGCCCCACCCCTCGGGTTTGCGTGTCACGCTCTATCACGCCCTGCCCACCACCACCACCCTGTGCGCCAAGTGGGATGGCCAGGTCGTGGGCACGCTGTCGATGATCCGTGAGGGGGTGTTCGGGTTCCCTTTGCAGTCGGTCTTTGACCTGGCCCCGGTGCGCGCACGCGAGGGGCAGATTGCCGAGATTTCAGCCTTGGCGGTGCATCCGGACTTCCGCAAGACCGGGGGCGCCATCATGTTTCCGCTGATGAAGTTCATGCACCAGTACTGCGTGAGCTTCTTCGACACCCGGCACCTCGTGATCGCGGTCAATCCGGACCGCATCGAGATGTATGAGTCGCTGCTGGCCTTTGTGCGCCTCCAAGAGCAGGTGGTGGGCAACTACGACTTTGCCAACGGCGCGCCCGCGGTGGGTGCCTCGCTGGATCTGCAGACCGCGGAAGCCGTGTTCAACAAGATCTACGGCCGGGCCAAGCCGCGCAAGAACCTGGCGGACTACTTCTTCCGCCGCAACCTGGCCAATATCCAGTTGCCCAAGCGTCGCTACTTCACCACCAACGACCCGGTGATGACGCCCGAGTTGTTGGACCACTTCTTCAATCAGCGCACCCAAACCCTGGACGCACTGGACGATCGCAAGAAGGCCTTGCTCTGGTCCATCTACCAAACCGCCGAGTACCGTCGGGTGCTGCCCATGTTGGAAGGCGGCGAGGTGCCGCTGGGTCAGGCTCTGCGGCGGCATCAGCGTCACTCAATTTCCTGCCCCGGCCGCCTGCAGTTGCGCGCAGAAGAGGGGGGCCAAGTCTTTGAGCTGGATGTGATCGAGTTTTCGCTGGGCGGCTTTCAGGCGCGCTGCGTGCAGGAATTGCCGACCGGGTCTGCGGGTGAGGCGCAAATTCAACTGGGCCGGCACGAGCACAGCACGGTACAGGCCAGCGTGGTGCGCCGCATCGGCAGTGAGGCCGGCCACTTTTTCGGCTTCAAGATTGACGAGGCGGACGATGCCTGGCGCCGCTGCGTGGCGGCCCTGGAGAGTGGGCACACCGCATCGGACCTTGACCATGCATAG
- a CDS encoding S1 family peptidase, with amino-acid sequence MHRRAALAGLLCLSPALHAGLPELIASAKPAVVLVGTYAETDSPRFTFRGTGFVVNEGRSIVTNAHVLPDPSSLASERRVVVQLWRGPGRWEMREVQNQALARVHDLVLLALQGAPAPVSLRLAGESLMREGAEVALMGFPIGGVLGFAHVTHRGVVASVTGIVLPQASAQTLSPAAVRQLREGSFDIYQLDAVAYPGNSGGPLFDVATGEVIGVVNMVLTKGTRESALSAPTGITYALPIRHVHALLRQPPP; translated from the coding sequence ATGCATAGGCGTGCTGCGCTGGCGGGCTTGTTGTGCCTGAGTCCCGCGCTCCACGCCGGACTGCCTGAACTGATTGCCAGCGCCAAACCCGCCGTGGTGCTGGTGGGCACCTATGCCGAGACCGACAGCCCCCGCTTCACCTTCCGCGGCACCGGTTTTGTGGTGAACGAGGGCCGCAGCATCGTCACCAATGCTCATGTGCTGCCCGACCCCTCCAGCCTGGCCAGCGAGCGGCGCGTGGTCGTGCAGCTCTGGCGCGGCCCGGGGCGCTGGGAGATGCGCGAAGTGCAGAACCAAGCCCTGGCCCGTGTGCATGACCTGGTCTTGCTGGCACTGCAGGGCGCGCCCGCCCCGGTGAGCCTGCGATTGGCCGGTGAGTCCCTGATGCGAGAAGGAGCCGAAGTGGCGCTGATGGGCTTCCCCATTGGCGGCGTGCTGGGCTTCGCCCATGTCACCCACCGGGGTGTGGTGGCCTCGGTCACTGGCATTGTGTTGCCGCAGGCCAGTGCCCAGACCCTCAGCCCGGCGGCGGTGCGCCAGCTGCGCGAGGGCAGCTTCGACATTTATCAGCTCGATGCCGTGGCTTACCCCGGCAACAGCGGCGGACCGCTCTTTGATGTGGCCACGGGCGAAGTGATTGGGGTCGTGAACATGGTGCTCACCAAGGGCACCCGCGAGTCGGCCCTGTCGGCACCCACCGGCATCACATATGCACTGCCGATCCGCCATGTGCATGCGCTCCTGCGCCAGCCGCCGCCCTGA
- the dusA gene encoding tRNA dihydrouridine(20/20a) synthase DusA, giving the protein MSFSPWRLTVAPMMDWTDRHCRQFHRLITRHTRLYTEMVTTGALIHGDQGRHLDFAEVEHPLALQLGGSEPADLAQCAKLAQQWGYDEVNLNCGCPSPRVQRGAFGACLMGEAQLVADCVKAMRDACDLPVTVKHRIGIDRQESYEFVRDFVATVAAAGCEVFIVHARNAWLDGLSPKDNREIPPLRYEIVHRLKAEFPQLTIAINGGIKDDAQIAQQLEAVDGVMVGRLAYHEPWAMANWDARFWGAAPGVQSREAVEEAWIAQLQTAWEAGQPWAPAMRHALGLWNGTPGARRWRQVWSDHRLKTQSPRAVQAQATAARLAGATPRD; this is encoded by the coding sequence ATGAGTTTCTCGCCCTGGCGCCTGACCGTCGCGCCCATGATGGACTGGACCGACCGTCACTGTCGGCAGTTTCATCGTCTGATCACCCGTCACACCCGTCTCTATACCGAGATGGTCACCACGGGGGCTTTGATCCATGGCGACCAGGGTCGGCATCTGGACTTCGCCGAGGTGGAGCATCCGCTGGCCTTGCAGCTCGGGGGCAGTGAGCCGGCCGATTTGGCGCAGTGCGCCAAGCTGGCCCAGCAGTGGGGCTATGACGAGGTGAATCTGAACTGCGGCTGCCCCAGCCCGCGGGTGCAGCGCGGTGCCTTCGGGGCCTGCCTGATGGGCGAGGCGCAGTTGGTGGCCGATTGCGTCAAGGCCATGCGCGACGCCTGTGACTTGCCTGTCACCGTCAAGCACCGCATCGGCATTGACCGCCAGGAAAGCTATGAGTTCGTGCGCGATTTCGTCGCCACCGTGGCGGCGGCCGGCTGCGAGGTCTTCATCGTGCACGCGCGCAATGCCTGGCTCGACGGGCTCTCGCCCAAGGACAACCGCGAAATCCCGCCGCTGCGCTACGAAATCGTGCATCGCCTCAAGGCTGAGTTCCCTCAGCTCACCATCGCCATCAATGGCGGCATCAAGGACGACGCGCAGATCGCGCAGCAGCTGGAGGCGGTGGATGGCGTGATGGTGGGCCGACTGGCCTATCACGAGCCCTGGGCGATGGCGAACTGGGATGCGCGCTTCTGGGGCGCGGCGCCCGGCGTCCAAAGCCGCGAGGCGGTGGAGGAGGCTTGGATCGCCCAATTGCAGACCGCCTGGGAGGCGGGCCAGCCCTGGGCGCCGGCCATGCGCCATGCCTTGGGGCTGTGGAACGGCACGCCCGGGGCGCGGCGCTGGCGGCAGGTGTGGAGCGACCACAGGCTCAAAACCCAGAGCCCGCGTGCCGTGCAGGCGCAGGCCACGGCGGCGCGGCTGGCGGGTGCCACGCCCCGGGATTGA